In Nasonia vitripennis strain AsymCx chromosome 2, Nvit_psr_1.1, whole genome shotgun sequence, a genomic segment contains:
- the LOC100120045 gene encoding serine/threonine-protein phosphatase 6 catalytic subunit, translating into MSDVDQWIEIAKDCKYLPENDLKKLCDLVCDILLEESNIQPVSTPVTVCGDIHGQFYDLEELFRNGGPVPETNYIFMGDFVDRGYYSLETLTRLLTLKAKWSDRITLLRGNHESRQITHVYGFYDECLNKYGNVNAWKYCCRVFDLLTIAALIDEQVLCVHGGLSPAIRTLDQIRTIDRKQEIPHKGAFCDLVWSDPEDVKTWTVSPRGAGWLFGASITHLFMEINDLKLICRAHQLVNEGFRYMFDDKLVTVWSAPNYCYRCGNVASILKFTTADEKNPVLFDAVPNSERVIPPSITTPYFL; encoded by the exons ATGTCAGACGTCGACCAGTGGATCGAGATCGCCAAGGATTGCAAATACCTGCCGGAAAACGATCTGAAG AAACTCTGCGACCTGGTCTGCGACATCCTCCTCGAGGAGTCGAATATCCAGCCTGTCTCGACCCCGGTGACCGTCTGCGGTGATATCCACGGTCAG TTCTATGATTTAGAAGAGCTTTTTCGTAATGGAGGACCTGTGCCTGAAACAAATTACATATTTATGGGAGATTTTGTCGACCGAGGTTATTATAGCTTAGAAACACTTACCCGTCTATTAACTTTAAAAGCCAAATGGTCAGACAGGATAACATTACTTCGTGGAAACCATGAATCAAGACAAATCACACATGTATATGGTTTCTATG ATGAGTGTTTAAACAAATATGGAAATGTGAATGCATGGAAATATTGCTGCAGGGTATTTGATCTGCTCACAATCGCTGCC TTAATCGATGAACAAGTCCTCTGTGTACATGGCGGTTTATCACCAGCTATTAGGACCTTAGATCAAATTAGAACAATCGATAGGAAACAAGAAATCCCACACAAAG GAGCATTCTGTGATTTGGTTTGGTCGGATCCAGAAGATGTTAAGACGTGGACAGTTAGTCCTCGGGGAGCTGGCTGGCTTTTTGGAGCAAGCATTACACACTTGTTCATGGAGATAAACGACCTCAAACTTATTTGCAGAGCTCATCAACTAGTAAATGAAG GCTTTAGGTACATGTTTGATGACAAGTTGGTAACGGTGTGGTCGGCTCCCAACTATTGTTATCGCTGTGGAAATGTGGCCAGCATTCTGAAATTCACAACGGCTGACGAGAAGAACCCGGTGCTATTTGACGCGGTGCCAAATTCCGAGCGAGTGATCCCTCCCTCGATCACCACTCCCTACTTCTTGTGA
- the LOC100120078 gene encoding prostaglandin reductase 1, whose amino-acid sequence MAGIVKKSLVMLCQHQAVISQLGYQNSRTITTVAKKYVFSKHFSGEPKPTDLKLVEEELPAVKDGEILAEAEYLSVDPYMRAYTVRLPVGRTMIGSQVAKIVESKNPNYPVGKRIVGYMGWRSHTVLNPEKPASKDQIMKDRPYIIPDLGDLSPSLALGVLGMPGNTAYFGFLEICAPKAGETVVISGAAGAVGSHVGQIAKIHGLKAIGIAGSDSKCKWLVDELGFDRAINYKTENIAAALKEAAPDGVDCYFDNVGGDISTTVIYQMREFGRVSICGSISSYNSDSLPKTRILQPAVVFNQLKMEGFIVTRWSDRWLEGIEKNMQWIREGKLKYKETVTEGFENMFQAFHGMLKGENVGKAVVKV is encoded by the exons ATGGCAGGAATTGTGAAAAAATCACTTGTAATGCTGTGTCAGCATCAAGCGGTTATCAGTCAGCTGGGATATCAGAACTCGCGAACGATAACTACTGTGGCCAAAAAGTACGTGTTTTCGAAACACTTTAGCGGGGAACCCAAACCGACGGATCTGAAACTTGTCGAGGAAGAACTGCCGGCTGTTAAAGATGGAG AGATTCTCGCCGAAGCCGAATACCTCTCGGTCGACCCATACATGAGAGCCTACACCGTCCGTTTGCCCGTGGGCAGAACGATGATAGGCTCGCAGGTAGCAAAGATCGTCGAGTCGAAGAACCCGAATTACCCAGTCGGCAAAAGGATAGTGGGCTACATGGGATGGAGATCCCATACGGTTTTGAATCCGGAGAAGCCTGCGTCGAAGGACCAAATAATGAAGGACAGGCCTTACATCATACCCGACCTCGGCGATCTATCTCCCTCGCTCGCTTTGGGAGTTTTGGGAATGCCTGG CAACACGGCGTACTTTGGATTCCTGGAAATATGTGCGCCGAAAGCCGGTGAAACGGTGGTCATCAGCGGAGCCGCTGGTGCGGTCGGTTCGCACGTCGGACAAATTGCCAAAATTCACGGCCTCAAAGCCATCGGCATCGCAGGCTCCGACAGCAAGTGCAAATGGCTCGTCGACGAGTTGGGCTTCGATCGAGCGATAAACTACAAAACGGAAAATATCGCCGCGGCTTTGAAGGAAGCTGCGCCTGATGGTGTGGACTGCTACTTCGACAAC GTGGGCGGCGACATCTCCACTACGGTAATCTATCAAATGCGAGAATTTGGCAGAGTTTCGATTTGCGGCAGCATCTCCTCTTACAACAGCGATTCGTTACCCAAAACGAGGATACTTCAGCCCGCTGTGGTGTTCAATCAATTAAAGATGGAAGGATTCATTGTGACTAGGTGGTCTGATCGATGGCTCGAAGGTATCGAGAAGAATATGCAGTGGATTCGGGAGGGGAAGCTCAAGTACAAGGAAACCGTCACCGAGGGCTTCGAAAACATGTTCCAGGCTTTTCATGGCATGCTGAAAGGCGAGAACGTCGGAAAAGCCGTTGTTAAGGTGTAA